The Castanea sativa cultivar Marrone di Chiusa Pesio chromosome 4, ASM4071231v1 sequence TATGagagaagttcatgaaggaatcTGTGGGAACCATTCAGGATCACGGTAGTTAGTACACAAGTTGATTCAAGCAAGATATTATTGGCCTaccatgcagaaggatgcccaagcTTATATCAAAACCTGcaacaagtgtcaaaggtttagcaacatCATTAGACAGCTAACAGAAGAGCTCATCCCAATAACAGCCCCATGGCCTTTTACtcaatgggggttggatatcatgaGCCTATTCCCAACTGCAATAATACAGCTAAAGTTCCTAGTGGTCGATATTGATtgcttcaccaaatgggtggaagccaAAGCACTAGCCACCATTATGGAGAAAAATGTACGTAGCTTCGTCTGGAGAAACATTATCTGCAGGTATGGAATCCCCAGAGTCTTAGTCTCGAAAAGCGAGCACTGGTTCGACAACGAATCATTTAAGGACTTCTGCTCACTGTcgggaatcaagaatcattacTCCTCACCTGCATACTCTCAAGCCAATAGacaagttgaggtcacgaatcaatccttgctcaaaatcatcaagactcggcttaagggggcaaagggtatatggccagacgagctaccaagtgtactatgggcatacaggatGACAACAAGGACACCAATGAGGGAAACGCCTTTCCGACTAGCATACGGGAGTGAGGTTGTTATCCCTACTGAGGTCGAGCTCACAAGCTTCAGAGTAGAGAATCATGATGAGAGTAGGAATGATGAAGCCATGCGCCTGCAGCTAGACCGAGTAGACGAAGTCAGAGCGATAGTTGAGCAAAGGCTAGCATGATACTaggacctcatggccaagcactacaaTTCTAGGGTCAAACACAGGGACTTTCAAGTTGGAGATCTGGTCCTAAGGAAGGTGACGGGCACCACAAGAGATCCCTCCTAAGGAAAGttaggacctaattgggaaggaccctacagaaTCACTTCATGGTAGAGGAAAGAAACCTACCACCTGGAGACACTCGACGGGAAAAGCTACACCATCCGTGGAATATAGAACATCTAAAGAAGTATTATCAGTAGGACAACTATCCTAAACTATACTTCTTCAATCCAGTCTACTTTTATGTCGTTTTCTTATAAGAAGTTGCTTATTTAGCCTAACGAGCGTTTTTGTTTTATGCATTTATCatataataagaggagttattcagTAGAAATTTGCGCAAATATCTTTACTACATTTTTTGTGCAAATATCTTTACTACGTTTTCGACCATCTACAAGGTCCACAAAGATGGGTACAAACTAGCATCCTTGGAACGGACGGATACAACCAATATCCATGATTTCTGAAGTTCGTAGAACGGATGGATACAACTAGTGTCCAAAATTTGTTAAGTCCATAAAATGGATAGGTACAACTAATATCCAAAATTTACCATGTCTATAGAACGGACAGATACAACTAGTATCCATAATTTGTTAAGTCCGTATAATGGACAGATACAACTAGTATCCAAAAATTGTTAAGTCCATAGAACGGACGAATACAACCAGAATCCATAAATTGTTAAGTCCGTAGAATCAACGGATACAACTGAGTCCATAAAACGGACGAATACAACTAGTATCCATAAATTGTTAGGTCCGTAGAATGGATGAATACAATTGGTATccaaaaatttattaagtcTATAGGATGAACGGACCCCAACTCATGTTATAAGTCCCCCCAATGGACGGACATGAACCAATATCCAAAGGTTGCTAAAAGGGTCCAAACCCAACATTCGTAAGTCCAAAGAATAGACGAATAAAAATTGTACTACACAGGTCAGACCCCAAAGGGGAGTGGACAGGTATATTTGATCCCACCTGATTTTAACATCGACTAAAAAATCCAATGAAATATAATGGCAAAGGCATGTTCAAACAACAAGTGAAAATGCAAGTGACGGATATGAAAAAAGATAATAGATAAAAGCCCATGGAAGGCAAAATGTTTACATCCAAAGCCCAATAACAGTGGGCAAcgttaaaaaattacatagaaATATTTTTCTCCCAAGGTTTCTACAATAGaagtagacaaaaaaaaaagggtaaagaaaaacaagacataatgataagtttcaaaAGCTAAGCTGGTCGACGGGGGCATCCTCATCCACAACCTTCTCGTGATCAGTTGGCTTGGCCTCTTCAATAGAACGATTCTCATCCTCAATAGATTTAACCTGTCCATCCCGTGCAGCGGCTCCTCCATCACCTTAAGCGTCGAGAATGGGGTTAGCCTCAAATAGCTCATCGGTACCCTCAGGCTCGACGAATCTGGCTAGGGTCTGGGCCACGACTTCTAAGGAGGCCTGAGACACGTCCAAGTTGGAAAAGAAAGCCTTGACCTAACCGAGGCACTCATGAAAGCCGTTAGCATAGTAGCCACCGAGCTCCTCAAGGAAATCGTCAGAGTTGCGAAACTCCGTTTTCCTGTCCTCCTTAGCTCGATGGACTTGCTTCCTTAATGAGGAGATCTCCCCCTCATTGTCCTTGAGCACCTTTTTCAGCGCCTCGGCATGACTCTTTGACTCCTCCAGGGCCTTCTTCGTCGTGTCTAGCTTCTTGATCTACACCTTACTCCAGGCCTTAAGCTCATTTAGCCCCGTCTCTGCAACCTTAGCCTTCTTCTTCAGACAGTTAACCAACTTTTCTTGGGCCATGCAACGGTCCATCAAGCCCTTTATCATCATCACCCCCTACAGGAGTCAAATCAAGGTTAGAAGATAAGGGTAATTAAGAAACGGAAGGGAAAAAGGATAGTTGCACACCTGAGCCAAGTTGAAAAGGATAGTCTCCCCTATGGCCTCAGTTGCATGGTTTCCCAAGTCTTCATAATCATCATCCTTGATGATGGACGAGAGTTTCCTGATGGCATATTGCGAGTCCTCACGGAGGAGTGGGGGCGCTGCTCAATGACGGGACCTTTGGCCATTATCAAACCTTTCCCAGTACCATGATGGGGCAGAGGAGGCAGTTTGGTGGCCGGAGGCATCTCCCCGACATTTGTAGGAATTACCTCTTTTGGCTTCTTCATAGGATGGTCAACCTTGTCCATCGTCTTCCTCTTGATGAACGGCTTAGCTGGGTTCGTCCCTTCAGTAGGGGGCACGCCCTCCTCCTGCCATTTCTTCACATGCGCGGTAGCTTGTTAATGAATGAAAGCCCTCCTCTTACCGTCTTCCATTTTTGTGCCAAAGGGGATAGGAAGAAAGAGTTAGACAGAAATTACTAAGGAACTAAAAAAGTAAGGAATAAGTGACGGACTCATGTTGGCTTACGAGTGTGTCGTAATAATAGGCAGTGTCTGTAGGCTCGGGACCCTCACAGTACCAGTGTAGGGTGTCCAAGGTGACGAGCTTCTTCCACGTCCTCTCTTTTAGTGAAATACTGAAGATCTTCTCTAAGAAGCTCTGCTATTCAAGGTCAACCTCAGGACAACCATGAAATGCAACAAGAGATGGTTAgacaaacaagtaaaatagacaaaataaataaacgagCAAATTAAGTAAACGGATACCTACCAAACAGGGGCATTATTCCCTAAGTTCTATCAACAAGGGGCATGTCCTCCCGTTCATTAGGGTGGCATACCCAGTTGTCTCTCTGGATGAAGAAATACCGGTTCTTTCAGTTCCGGATAGAGTTGGGGGTCTCGTACACTAGCCTGAGCGCCAGTTTCCTTAGCAGGAAGCTATAAATGCCCTTAGACTTGACAATCTCAGTAGGATGGTTACAATGAAAGAAATCCTCCACGGTTAGGCAACGTCTCCCTTTACTCAAAAACCCGTATAACACCTTTGAACCAAGGAATATTTTCTAAGCATTTAGAGCAATCTCAGTGATGACTAGTCCTAGGTATTGGACTAAGCGACGGTGGAGAGCACTCAAAGGCAGTCTAAATCCTACCTTGATCATTTGCTCGTACACCCTGACATCATCAGCACCACAGTAGTAGCActttttaaacttaaaaggcAGACGGATGGGGATGAAGACGAGAATCTGATACCTCTCCCTTAAGATGTTGAAGTGTTTTCTTTGAATGGTCGAGTTAAAACCATTGACCATCCACAAGgggggaaaaaacaaaattcctaAGGCCGTCAAGGCCAATGACAGTTCTAATAGGAGATTCAAAGCTCTCCTTGCCATCTGAGTCTTCGTCTCTATCACTCTCTGACACGTCCACGTTTGAATCCTCATCCTCCTCCTCAGAAGGTGAGTTGGCAGACGGAACCCTTTCAGGATAAGAGGCGCCAGAGTCGCCTTGACCTGACATACACCTCATCGTAGCTCGCTCCTTCGCGGACACACGATTGTTCACTCGACGCTTCACTAGACATCTATTACACCTACAAGTGATGGATAAACTCCTAAGACTCTACAGGTCTGTATACGCGACGAACATGTAATACTTAAATGaaagaaggaaataaaataaaaaatatatgtataggAAGGAGAGCACTTACAGGTGTGCAATATAGAAAAGAGACAGAAATGGTGTGGTGAACGGATGCGCTGAGGTGATGGAGTGATAGATTCTTGTAGATGGTGGCGCTTGGATACTGGAAAATGGTTGCGAAAAGTAGAAATTGATGAGAGaggcaacatatatatatatagatatatatatagagagagagagagagagagagagagagagagagagagagaagaaacgATGTAGAAGACGAAGCGACGCTTCTATCCGAGTAGCCACCACTGAAATTGTGCCACATGTCCCTTCAGCATTTATGACTTTCAACTACCTTGCCAATCAAAACACAACTCCCTAGAACTAGGTGAAACCGTCACCCCGTGTGTCCATCTGGGATACCAAGCAATGGACCCATGAAGTGAGGGGGCAGCTAATAGAAATAAATCCCAAAGCAGACGGATCCAATTAATAGAGTTAGTCATAAGCGACAGTGTTGCCAAAAGAGATGGTCTAGATAGTCTAACAGTCAAAGAACTGGTAGATGGAATCATGTCTTGGACGAAACGGCAGAGAGACGGATGAACTCTTTAAGGTGGACCGACTCAAAGGAGACAAACAGACTTTTTAAGGTGGACAGACTCAAAGGAGACAAGTGGCAAAGTCACGTGGCATCTACGTGGCCTAAGTAGTCTCCAAAGAACCTAATATGAAAATGTCTTGCATTCTACGCTCAACCTTAATCAGAGAaatccctacaaggaaagaatCTCATGATTTATAAGCACTGAAGaggatcttctctacaaggaaataccTTCTCCGTCAAGAAACGGAAGTCagctctacactactataaaaacatCAAAGCCCTCATAAATCGAGGTACGCATAATTATACCCTAGCTCTAACACTCCTGAACGATAGAAAATTCTCTTTTTTAACTTAaccttcagagggtttttggTTGGTACTACACCGGTACTTTCTGCaaggttttttctttatttgtgttGCACAGGTTACCAAGGGCACGTGAGGACTATTTGGCTCACTGATGATTTTTGacatcatcaaaaaatatatatatatatatatatatatatatatatatatatatatatatatccaatttCATGTGGCATTCTATTaaaatctctattttttttttaataaaaaaagcatCATTTCAATAAGATGAGTCAAACATACCACGTGAGAGAGCAGAATCCAAGGCGAGTAATTTGCTAATTTTCCCATTTGAGTGATTCCCAGCCCACCACGTGAGAGAGCATAATCCAAGATAAGTCAAAATTTGTTACTTcccaatcccaaaaaaaaaactaatcgcTTATAATAGatttcttattatatatatatatatatatatttgggggCGGGTTTGCTaagcaattaaaaattattgcttTTCACGGtcatatcactttttcatttcgCTAAGTTTCCTAGTTAAAGTTTTCCTCCAAGATATTCTAACAATGGAATTATCTTCTTCCAAAAGTAATGAGAAAGAAGACCACAGGTCTGATCTAAAAACTCTTGACTTATACAACGAGATAATATCAACcctcccaaaaagaaaaggatggaAATCAGATGAACTCTACCATTATCAGGGATTTTGGCACACTGTCTTCTACTTGGAAGGGCTCTTGTCAGCTCAACAACATTTCAAGCCACAAACCAACGACATTATTTTGAGCAGCTTTCCGAAAACCGGCACAACATGGCTTAAAGCATTGTCTTTTGCCATCATAACAAGATCCTCTTTTGACATTTCTGCAAGCCCCTTGCTCACAACAATGCCACATGAGTGTGTACTCTCCTTAGAGGGTGCTCTTGCCCACAATTCATTTCACCGGAAACAAGACACTCCACTTATAGGTACACATGTTCCCTACACTTCCTTGCCAAAATCTATAATAGATTCCGGGtgcaaaataatttatatatgtagAGATCCTAAGGATACATTTGTATCTCTATGGCAATTTGCTCGTAATGCAAGTTTGAAGGGTGTGGATTCCTCAACCAGCGAAGATGTTGACTTAGAGAAAGCATTTGAGTTATTTTGTGATGGGCCAACTTATTATGGACCATATTGGGATCATGTATTAGGGTATTGGAAAGCAAGATTAGAATCTCCTGAGaggatattatttttaaaatttgaagatttaaaaaaagaagcattGTTTTATGTAAAGAAAATTGCTGAATTTATGGGTTACCCGTTCTCTttggaggaagaagaaaaaggaatggTCCAAAAGATTGTAGACCTGTGTAGTTTTCAGAATTTGTCCGAACTAGAGGTGAATAAAAGTGGACATCTTCATGGAtacttgtttgaaaaaaaattatttttccgAAAAGGTGAGACTGGAGATTGGAAGAATCATCTTACACCGACGATGGCTACACGACTTGACCAAATAACAGAGCAAAAACTAGGAAATTCTGGCTTTACATTTAATGCCTAATCTAACGTTTGAATTGGTAGATAGATGGGAGGTTTGTACTTTGTACTCTTGTAGGCACATTTGCTCCATTGTCATCTAGCTAGGAACTACTTCTTGTTAATTAGTAGTCAATAAGGTGTGCAGGAATAAACCTACCAGTGATTCCTGTTCACGTGAGtgtgcactttttatttttatttttttatgatccCTTGTTCAAAGAGTTTGTAATGTTTTTTTCTCCCTGTTTTGTTTTATCAAATAAGCGAAAGATCTAATATAATTATGGTGcttctttcattttaatttcTGTGACGATAAACTACCCACACCTGGGTCTCGATAAATCCGAAAAGCACAATGCCACTCGCAAAACATATGCATCAAGTGTTTTGGATTCAAATCTAACCACTCCTATTAagtagactttttttttttttttcctgcggTTAGGAATGGGGACCGAGTTTATATTTTACCGACAGCTACATTATTGTCTTCTTAGTTTTTTGAAGCCTTTTAAatcttattataatttggggtgtaacaaattataataagatttggttaaatatttgattaaatcTGACACAACTAGAGTCTAAAACCATAACAATTGCTAATTTGGGATCTCAATTCAATCTGCATTCTTTATTTAATATGACATATGGCATTCAAATGGGAATGGGATCAAACTTTGGGAGGGACTAAAATCTgactttttcttattaaaacGGGATGGAGGCCCGAAAGCGCGAACTTGTGAAAACTTGAAAAGGTAATGCTTGAAATGTACAATGATGAACTCTGCTTTCTAGAATCAGATTGCTAATGAATAAACGCTATGTGAGAGAGAAATTTGATTTGGGAACTgaatatttctaaaataaacTGCAAAGGGACTTGCCTTATGCGATTTGTTTCCACACCGCCGAacccatttttatttgattttaatttataaattttttttttttaaaaaaatcatgtttagAATAAAGAcacctttttttataattaaaaaaaaattctgcaacAAAACATTagcatgaaatttgattttttttcggaagtttcaacttatggtatCAATTCCTGATGATAACTCTTAatcatcaaatcaaaacaccaatcggttttttaTGTAAGCAGAGATTAAACTTcggatctcttattcaactattagagaCTTTGCTAattaagctaactggaacccacaacaTAACATTTGATTAATTAGGCAGAATCACATTCTAACCCATTTTTAAGCATTTTTCAAAGATATACAATAAACCAATTTGCTTCTTGTAAAACAGTATAGTAATTAATCCTTACTTTCAATCTCTACTAAAATacaatgaagaaaaaggaaatagaTGCAAAGAAACAACGGGTTGAAGAAAATATCCTACTTGaactcgatttttttttttacccaaagtAGAAACAGGTTGATTGTGACTCGACTTATTTTATCTTACGTTGAGTTGGGTCAACCCAGCTGATCCATGACTTGTCCGATTTTTTAAAGCTatctttttgtaaataataaaa is a genomic window containing:
- the LOC142632753 gene encoding flavonol sulfotransferase-like, giving the protein MELSSSKSNEKEDHRSDLKTLDLYNEIISTLPKRKGWKSDELYHYQGFWHTVFYLEGLLSAQQHFKPQTNDIILSSFPKTGTTWLKALSFAIITRSSFDISASPLLTTMPHECVLSLEGALAHNSFHRKQDTPLIGTHVPYTSLPKSIIDSGCKIIYICRDPKDTFVSLWQFARNASLKGVDSSTSEDVDLEKAFELFCDGPTYYGPYWDHVLGYWKARLESPERILFLKFEDLKKEALFYVKKIAEFMGYPFSLEEEEKGMVQKIVDLCSFQNLSELEVNKSGHLHGYLFEKKLFFRKGETGDWKNHLTPTMATRLDQITEQKLGNSGFTFNA